One region of Priestia megaterium genomic DNA includes:
- a CDS encoding ATP-binding cassette domain-containing protein has protein sequence MKYKGGGIQLQIQHLKKIFGDVEVLKGIDLDIAPGEFVAIVGQSGCGKSTLLRHIAGLEKETSGQIMQNGERLHSINPYARFMFQDSRLLPWEKIVANVGVSLGLKGEWKEQALISLKQVGLESRANEWPSVLSGGQRQRVALARALATQPKLLLLDEPLGALDALTRIEMQELIEGIWQEQRFTALLVTHDVSEAITLADRVILIEQGKIAMDLRIPLPRPRERGSHSFGKLESKVLARVMKKETSSLLEDATTV, from the coding sequence ATGAAATATAAAGGTGGAGGAATTCAATTACAAATACAGCATTTAAAAAAAATCTTTGGAGATGTCGAAGTCTTGAAAGGGATTGATTTAGATATAGCGCCCGGTGAATTCGTCGCTATCGTTGGGCAAAGCGGTTGTGGAAAAAGCACGTTATTAAGACATATTGCAGGGTTAGAAAAAGAAACAAGTGGGCAAATCATGCAAAACGGGGAAAGATTACATTCAATCAATCCCTACGCTCGATTTATGTTCCAAGATTCAAGGCTGCTACCATGGGAAAAAATCGTGGCCAATGTAGGTGTTAGTCTAGGGTTAAAAGGCGAGTGGAAAGAGCAGGCGTTAATTTCTCTTAAGCAAGTAGGACTAGAAAGCAGAGCAAATGAGTGGCCGTCTGTTTTATCCGGTGGGCAGCGTCAGCGAGTAGCACTCGCTCGAGCGTTAGCCACTCAGCCGAAGCTGCTGCTATTGGATGAGCCGCTAGGTGCATTAGATGCATTAACGCGTATCGAAATGCAGGAATTGATCGAAGGAATTTGGCAAGAGCAACGCTTCACAGCTCTTTTGGTGACTCATGACGTTTCAGAAGCTATTACGCTAGCGGATCGAGTTATTTTAATTGAACAAGGAAAGATTGCGATGGATTTACGTATACCTCTTCCGAGACCTCGTGAAAGGGGAAGTCATTCGTTTGGAAAACTAGAAAGCAAAGTACTAGCAAGAGTCATGAAAAAAGAAACGTCGTCGCTTTTAGAAGATGCTACGACCGTATAA
- a CDS encoding ABC transporter permease subunit yields the protein MNSKQANIYSKRVAPWVLPILLVALWELFSVTGIVSKETLPSPLDILYSAIHLVQTGELFNHIKVSFSRAFIGFAIGGSIGLILGIVNGVYPVAEKHLDTTIQMFRNIPHLALIPLVILWLGIGEEAKIFLVAIGVFFPIYVNTYHGIISVDKSLIEMGKVYGLSKNKLLVRVIFKGALPSVLVGIRYSLGIMWLTLIVAETVAADSGIGYMAMNAREFMQIDIVIVAILLYAILGKVADSLAKLLEVKLLKWNPNYQKS from the coding sequence GTGAATAGCAAGCAAGCAAACATTTATAGCAAACGAGTAGCACCTTGGGTTTTACCAATTCTATTAGTTGCACTCTGGGAACTATTTTCGGTTACAGGTATTGTATCAAAAGAAACACTTCCTTCTCCATTAGATATTTTATATAGTGCAATTCATCTAGTTCAAACTGGTGAGCTGTTCAATCATATTAAAGTAAGCTTTAGCCGAGCGTTTATTGGTTTTGCCATTGGAGGAAGTATTGGTCTTATTTTAGGAATTGTAAACGGAGTATATCCTGTTGCCGAAAAACATTTGGATACAACCATCCAAATGTTTCGGAATATTCCGCATTTAGCTCTTATTCCACTAGTGATTTTATGGTTAGGAATAGGAGAAGAAGCGAAGATTTTTTTAGTAGCGATCGGCGTATTCTTCCCTATCTATGTAAATACGTATCATGGAATCATTTCAGTTGATAAATCGTTAATTGAAATGGGGAAAGTATATGGTTTAAGCAAAAATAAACTTTTAGTACGAGTGATTTTTAAAGGAGCCCTTCCATCCGTTTTAGTTGGTATTCGCTATTCGTTAGGGATTATGTGGCTGACTTTAATTGTAGCAGAAACTGTAGCAGCTGATTCTGGCATTGGTTACATGGCGATGAATGCACGTGAATTCATGCAAATTGATATTGTTATTGTTGCTATCTTGCTATATGCCATCTTAGGAAAAGTTGCTGATTCTTTAGCAAAGCTATTAGAAGTAAAGCTATTGAAATGGAATCCAAACTATCAAAAATCGTAA
- a CDS encoding LLM class flavin-dependent oxidoreductase: MVEILTMSPTSGDGKYVGVPWDIEPSFEYNHQIAQMAEQTGFSALLLPVGAECLDASIVASSLIQSTENLKFLYAARPGFISPTVFAKQFATLDYLSNGRAVINVVTGGSQADLERDGDSLPHHLRYKRTEEFVHILKRLFTEDVVNHQGDYYSIKNASLFPKPVQRPRPEIFMGGASEAGKQVAAKLADVYMMWGETLENTKHRIEEMKHLAAKEGRTLKYSVSLQVITADTEEKAWEKAHNLISKVTQSSLESKKKFRLKDESVGHQRLEDLMQESKEKDFIIGPNLWAGLTQVLSGNSIALVGTPDQIADRVVEYVDLGFEKVLLRGFPHLEVIEDIGKKIIPKVKDRLKENQASVRL; the protein is encoded by the coding sequence ATGGTTGAAATCCTTACAATGTCTCCTACATCAGGAGACGGAAAATATGTTGGAGTGCCCTGGGACATTGAGCCTTCTTTTGAATATAATCATCAAATTGCTCAAATGGCCGAGCAGACAGGTTTTTCAGCGCTGCTTCTCCCGGTAGGAGCAGAATGCCTAGATGCATCAATTGTAGCTTCATCTTTGATACAATCAACTGAAAATTTAAAATTCTTATATGCAGCTAGACCAGGCTTTATTAGCCCAACAGTCTTTGCAAAGCAATTTGCTACGCTCGATTATTTATCAAATGGAAGAGCTGTTATTAATGTGGTTACAGGTGGTTCGCAGGCTGATTTAGAAAGAGATGGTGATAGTCTTCCCCATCATTTACGCTACAAAAGAACCGAAGAATTTGTTCATATTTTAAAACGTTTATTTACCGAAGACGTGGTAAACCATCAAGGAGACTATTACTCTATAAAAAATGCATCTCTTTTCCCAAAACCAGTGCAACGCCCAAGACCTGAGATTTTTATGGGAGGAGCATCTGAAGCTGGTAAACAAGTGGCTGCTAAATTAGCAGATGTCTACATGATGTGGGGAGAAACATTGGAAAATACAAAGCATCGAATCGAAGAAATGAAACACCTAGCAGCCAAAGAAGGAAGAACGCTGAAGTACTCGGTTTCTCTTCAAGTTATTACAGCAGATACGGAAGAGAAGGCTTGGGAGAAAGCCCATAATCTAATTAGCAAAGTAACTCAAAGTAGCTTAGAAAGTAAAAAGAAATTTAGATTAAAAGATGAATCTGTTGGTCATCAAAGGTTGGAAGATTTAATGCAAGAATCAAAAGAAAAGGATTTTATTATTGGACCTAACCTTTGGGCAGGCTTAACTCAAGTTTTAAGCGGGAACTCTATTGCATTAGTTGGAACACCAGATCAAATAGCTGATCGCGTGGTAGAGTATGTAGATTTGGGGTTCGAAAAAGTATTGCTAAGAGGGTTTCCTCATTTAGAAGTAATTGAAGATATTGGGAAAAAAATCATTCCAAAAGTTAAAGATCGATTAAAAGAAAATCAAGCAAGTGTTCGTTTGTAA